The genomic stretch CCCGCGGTCCAGCAGCGCCTGCGCGACGCCGTCGGCGCGGGTGCGCGCGTCGCCCCAGGTCAGCGTCGTCCACGGCTCGGCGCCGGGTGCCCGCTCTGCGGCGAACACGCGGTCGGGATGGGCCTCGGACTGTGCACGGAAGGCGTGCACGAGGCTGGGCGGGTACGCGCCGAGCGGGTCGGCCGACCGCAGGATCAGCGTCCCGTCCGGCCGCTCCTCCGCGAGGATGCGCGGGGTGGCGAAGAGCGGTGTCGCGGTGGGGGAGACGGCCACGACAAGATACTAACGCGGCACGAGCGCAATGCAACTGTCTTGCGTCAGCGGCGGTCGGCCGGCGCCGACGAGAGCGGCAGGTTCTGCAGGCGCAGGTGTCCGCGTGCGACGAGCTTGCCGTCTTCGATGCGGCTGATCGACACCTGCCACAGCTGCTGGGTGCGGCCCTGGAAGATCGGCTCGGCGACCACCTCGAGATCCGCGACCGTCACCGGGCGCAGGAAGTCCGTCGTGTTGCTCGTGCCCACCGCGTACATGTCGCGGTCCTGCACCGCGACGCACGCGCCGACGCTCGCCACGCCCTCGACGACGATGGCGTAGATGCCGCCGTGCACCACGCCGAACGCCTGGTGGTGGCGCTCGTCGAGGGAGATGGTGGCGCGCACGCGGGTACCGCTCAGCTCGTGTAGCTGGTAGCCCGCCGACTGCCGGAACGTCTCGATCAGCGCGCCCGACGGCCACGGTTCGACGAACGTCTTGGGCGGTTCCACGATGCGGGACGCTACCGGCGCCGTCCGACGCAGCGCGCGGGCGTAGGATCCGGCCGTGCTCAAGCTCGGTTACAAGGCCTCGGCGGAGCAGTTCGCTCCGCGGCCGCTTCTCGAATATGCCGTCGCCGCCGAGGACCTCGGCTTCGACAGCGTCGTCGTCTCCGACCACTTCCAGCCGTGGCGCCACGACGGCGGCCACTCGCCGTTCTCGTTCTCGTGGCTCGGCGCCGCCGGGGAGCGGACGAATCGCATCGAGCTCGGCACGAGCGTGGTCGCCCCCGCCTACCGCTACCACCCCGGCATCGTCGCGCAGGCGATGGCGACGCTCGGCTGCCTGTTCCCGGGCCGCGTCATGCTCGGCATCGGCACCGGCGAGGCGATGAACGAGGTGCCGCTCGGCGTAGCGTGGCCCGAGCAGAAGCAGCGCTTCCAGATGCTCAAGGAGTCCGCCCAGCTCATGCAGGAGCTGTGGGCCGACGAGCGCGTCTCGTTCGCCGGTGAGCACTTCCAGACGCAAGACGCGACGATCTACGACCGGCCGGAGGGCGGGGTGCCGCTCTACATCGCGGCGTCGGGCCCGGCCGCGGCCCGCCTGGCGGGGCGGATGGCCGACGGCTTCATCACCACGAGCGGCAAGGACCCGGCGCTGTACTCCGAGAAGCTGCTGCCCGCGGTGCACGACGGCATCGAGAAGGCGGGACGCCAGGCATCCGACGTCGAGCTGATGCTCGAGGTCAAGGTCTCCTTCGACGAGGATCTCGACCGCGCGCGCGAGGACACCAGGTTCTGGGGCGCGCTGGCGCTCAAGCCCGAGGAGAAGATGGGCATCGAGGACCCGATCGAGATGCAGCGCCTCGCGGACGCGCTGCCGGTCGAGCGCACGGTCAGCCGCTGGATCGTCTCCGACGACCCCGCCGAGCAGGTGCGCCAGATCCAGCCGTACATCGATCTCGGCTTCACGCACCTCGTCTTCCACTTCCCCGGCCCCGACCAGGAGCGCGCGCTTCAGCAGTACTCCGAGCACGTGCTGCCGCGGCTGCGCGAGCCGGCCGCGTAGGACCGGCGCGCCGGGTCCGGGCGCCGGATCCCGGTGAACGACCGGTGACTTCACGTCCCTGCAACAGGGAGGCTCAGGGCGGCTGCTTGGGTGCCGCCAATGGGAAGCGCACGATGCATTTCGATACTGCTGGCGGCCGCCGTCCTGGCCCCGCCGGCGACCGCCATCGCGGCTGACGACGCCGAACGATCGCGCGGGCCGGAAGGCGACGCACTGGTGATCGGACACCGCGGGGCGTCCGGCTATCGGCCGGAGCACACGCTCGCCTCGTACCGCCTCGCGGCCGAGCAGGGGGCGGACTACGTCGAGCCCGATCTCGTCAGCACCAGGGACGGCGTGCTCGTCGCCCGCCACGAGAACGAGATCGGCGGCACGACCGACGTCGCCCAGCACCCGGAGTTCGCCGGCCGCCGGGCCACGAAGGTGGTCGACGGCGTCCGGATCACGGGCTGGTTCACGGAGGACTTCACGCTCGCCGAGCTCAAGACGCTCCGCGCGAAGGAGCGCATCCCACAGATCCGCCCGGCCAACGCGGCCTACGACGGCCAGTTCGAGGTCCCGACGTTCCAGGAGGTGCTCGACCTCCGCAAGCAGCTGTCGAAGGAGCTCGGGCGCGAGATCGGCGTCTATCCGGAGACCAAGCACCCGTCGTACTTCCGCGCGATCGGGCTGCCCCTGGAGCCGCCACTCGTGCAAGCCCTCACGCGCAACGGGCTCAACCGCCCGAACGCCCCGGTGTTCGTGCAGTCGTTCGAGACCGGCAACCTGCGTGCGCTGGACCGCGAGCTGAAGGTGCCGCTCGTCCAGCTGCTCGGCGCGCCGGATGACCATCCGGCGGGGGACCCGCGGGTCTATCGCGATCTGGCGGCGCCCGCCGGCCTGGCGTCCATCGCCCGGTACGCGGACGGTGTCGGGCCGTCGAAGGACTACGACGTCCCGCGCAATGCCGACGGGAGCTCGGGCACGCCGACGTCGTTCGTCGCCGACGCCCACGCCGCCGGCCTGCAGGTCCACCCGTACACGTTCCGGCGCGAGAACACGTTCCTGCCGCTGGAGCTGCGCTCCTCGCCGGACCCGGCGGGCATCGGCGACCTCGAGGCCGAGATCCGCCGGTTCGTCTCGATCGGCGTGGACGGGTTCTTCACGGACGACCCGGACATCGGCGTCGCGGCGCGCCGGACGACGCTGGCCGTGATCGGCGACACGCCGTACGGCGACGTGGAGGTCGGGGCCGTGCACATCGCCGGCTCGGACGACGACCGGGCGCCCTGGTTCGGCGACCGCAGGGATGCGGCGGGACAGCCGCGGCCCGAGACTCCGCAGGAGCGCGCGCTGCGCGAGCACGAGGTGGCGACCCGCCAGGCCAACAACCTCGCCTGGATCGACCGGATCTTCGCCGAGGCGCGCCGGTCGCGTGCCGCAGGCGTGGCGATCGCGCTCCAGGCCGACATGTGGGACCCCTCCGCGGGCGACCTGAGCGGCTTCGACGCCTACAAGGAACGCCTGGCCAAGCGCGCGCACGCGTTCGGCAAGCCGGTCCTGCTGCTCAACGGCGACTCGCACGTGTACACGTCCGAACAGCCGCTGGCCGGCGTCCCGAACGTGTCGCGCATCACGGTCAACGGTTCGACGACGTGCCCGCACGAGTACCTGCGGCTGTCGATCGACCCGCGCTCGCCGGCGGTCTTCGCCCACGAGCGAGTGCCGCTGCCGAGCACCGCGCAGCTGTGCGGAGCCTGACGGGCGCGCCCGAGACGCCCTGACGTTCGATCACAACACAGGAGAACCATGCATCTCAAGCACGTGGCGCCCGCCGTTCTGACGGCGGCTGCCCTGACACTCCCGGCCGCCGCGTCGGCCGGCGTCGCCAACGGACAGATCGAGCCGGCCACGACCGGCCCGAGCAGCTCGCAGGCGCCGTACATCGTCCCGACCCAGAAGCACGTCGGCGTGACGTCGGTGCTGAGCGTGGGCGACACGGTGACGACGCCGGCGGGTGCGCCGTACCGCATGGCCGGGATCGCCGACGGCCTCGGCGCGTTCGACAACGCCGACGGGACGTTCACGCTGCTGATGAACCACGAGCTGCCGTCGGCCGCGGGTGCCGTGCGCGCCCACGGAGCCACCGGCGCGTTCGTGTCGAAGTGGACCATCGCCAAGGACGACCTGCGCGTCCTGCACGGTGAGGACCTCATCCGGCGCATCGCGACGTGGAACCCGGCGACCGGGGCGTACGACGCACCGGCCACCGGCATCGCGCTCAACCGGTTGTGCTCCGCCGATCTCGCGGCCCCGACCGCCTACTACAACCCGACCACCGGCCTGGGCTACGACGGACGGCTCTTCACCAACGGCGAGGAGAGCTCGGGCGGCCGCGCGTTCGCCCATGCGATGGACGGAACCTCCTACGAGCTGCCGGCCCTCGGCAAGACCGCCTTCGAGAACGTGGTGGCCAACCCGGCGGCGGGCGACAGCACGGTCGTGGTGGCCACGGACGACTCCACCCCGGGACAGGTGTACGTGTTCCACGGCCGGAAGCGGTCGGCCGGCTCGCCGGTCGAGCGGGCGGGCCTGGACCAGGGCGCCCTGTACGGGATCAAGGTGCCCGGGATGTCCGACGAGAGCACGGGCGACTTCGTCGCGTCGGGCCGCTTCCAGCTGGCCCGGGTCGGCGACGGAGACGCCCGCGACATGTCGGGCACGGAGCTCGAGGCGGCCTCGGATGCGGCCGGCGTCACGCGGTTCTGGCGTCCCGAGGACGCCTCCTGGGATCCGACGAACCCGCACGTCCTGTACGTCACGACGACGGCGAGCTTCACGGCCCCCAGCCGGCTGTGGAAGCTCACGTTCGACGATCCCGCCGACCCGGCGAAGGGCGGCACGATCGAGGCCGTGCTCGACGGCACCGAGGGGCAGCACATGCTCGACAACTTGACCGTGGACGGGCGCGGCCGCGTGCTGGCGCAGGAGGACCCCGGCAACCACCCGTACCTGGCGAAGATCCGCAAGTACTTCCCGCAGCAGGACCGCCTCACGACGGTGGCCGAGCACGACCCCGCGCGCTTCGCGCCGGGCGCGCCCGGGTTCCTGACGCAGGACGAGGAGTCCTCGGGGATCGTCGACGTGCGCGCCATCCTCGGCGAGGGCTGGTTCCTCGGCGACGTGCAGGCCCACTACCCGCTGAGCGGCGAGCTCGTGGAGGGCGGCCAGCTCTTCGCGCTGTACGTTCCGCCGGCGCAGACGTTCGGGACCGCGCAGTCGCGCTAGCGGTCGGTTCGCCAGGGGGCGTCGTTCGCGGCGCCCCCTCGGCGCCCCTCAGAAGGCGAGGGTGAGGGGGTTTTCGAGGAGGTGGCGGATGCGGGCGAGGAATTGGGCGGCGTCGGCGCCGTAGAGGATGCGGTGGTCGCAGGTGAGGGTGATGGTCATGAGGTGGCCGGTGGTGATCTGGTCGTTGCGGATGACGGGTTGTTGGGTGATGGCGCCGACGGCGAGGATGGCGGCTTGGGGTGGGTTGATGACGGCGGTGAAGTGGGTGATGCCGTACATGCCGAGGTTGGAGACGGTGAAGGTGCCGCCGGCGAGCTGGGGCGGGCGGATGGTGTTGTCGCGGACGCGCTCGGCCAGGCCCCGGGTGGTGCGGGCGATGTCGCCGAGGGATTTGGTGTCGGCGTCGAAGACGGTGGGGACCACGAGGGCGTCCTGGCCGGCGACGGCGACGCCGATGTTGATGCGGGTGTGGAGTTCGTAGTGGCCGTCGCGGTAGGAGCCGTTGGCGTGGGGGAACTCGCGGAGGGCAAGGGCGGATGCTTTGACGACCATGTCGTTGAAGGAGGGGACGGGTTGGTCGGTGCGGGCGGCGTCCTTGAGTTGGGTGCGTAGCGCGCGGGCGGCGGCCATGTCGACGTCGGTGGCGATCGAGAAGTCGGGGATGGTCGCTTTGGATTCGGCCATGCGGCGGGCGACGACCTGTTGTAGGCGGGTGAGCTCGTGAATGTCGACGTCGCCCTTGGTGCCGGCGGTGGTGGCGGGCTCCGGCGCGGTCGCGGGCGTCTCGGGCGGGGCGGGCTCGGGGGTGGGGGTCGGTGTTTCGGCCGGTGCGGGCGCGCTGGCGGGGGCGTGGGCGGCGGCGAGGACGTCGGATTTCACGATGCGGCCGTCGGGGCCGGTGCCGGTGAGGGCGTGTAGGTCGATGTCGCGTTCGCGGGCGATGCGTCGGGCCAGTGGTGATGCCTTGACGCGGTCGCCGCCGTTGCCGGGCGCGGCGGCGGGCGCGCCGACGCCGACGCCGACGCCGACGCCGGCGCCGGCGCTGGCGGGGGCGGCCGGCGCTTGGGCGGGGGCGGCCGGCGCTTGGGCGGGGGCGGGCGCTGGTTCGGCGGCCTGGCCGGCGGGCTTGCCCGCGGTCTCGGTTTCGGGCGCGGTGGCGGAGCCGTTGGCGGCGGCGGGTTCGGCGGTGGTGCCGATGGTGGCGATCACGGCGCCGATGGGCAGGGTGGTGCCTTCGGCGGCCACGATGTGCAGCGCGCCGTCGGTGTCGGCCTCGTAGGGCATCGTGGCCTTGTCGGTCTCGATCTCGACGATCTCCTCGCCGCGGTTGACGGTGTCGCCGTCGGCTTTGAGCCAGCGCAGGATCGTGCCTTCCTCCATCGAGTCCGACAGCCGGGGCATCACGACTTCAGGCACCACAGACCTCCAGCGCAGCGGACAGGATCTTCGCCTCGTGCGGAAGCGCCGCATCCTCGAGGCTCGTGACCTCCTCGACGTACAACGGACGGCTCGTCGCGGCCACCGCCACGGAGACCGGCGATTGCCATTGCGCTCTCGTCATGTACAGTACCCTACCACCAGTGGGTGGGAAGATCGACGCAGCGGAGCTCGAGTGCTTCTCGTCGCGATCGGAGCGGTGATCTCCCCCGGACAGCAGGACGGCGACAGGCCGCCGCACTGGCGATGATTGGAAAGCCAAGTTGATCGAAGACGGTGAGACGACCGGCGGGCGTGCCGCTGTGCCCACCGGCGAGGAGGCATGAACTCGATGGCGTTCGTTGGGGTAGACATCGGCGGCACGTTCACCGACATCGTTCGCATGGACGAGTCGGGCGACGTGCACATCGACAAGGTCCCGTCCAGCGGAGATCCGATGGTGCTCGTCCGCGGGATCACCCAGCTCGGTGTGCAGCCGGAGGAGCTCGGCTTCCTGGGCGTGGGAACCACGGTCGGCACGAATGCGCTCATCGAGCGCAAGGGAGCGCGAACCGCGCTGATCACGACGCGTGGCTTCCGCGACCTGCTCGAGCTTCGGCGCACCGACCGCCAGGAGCTCTACGACCTGCAGTGGGATCTTCCGGCGCCGCTGATCCCGCGTTGCGATCGCCTCGAGATCACCGAGCGGGTGAGCTGGCGCGGCGAA from Capillimicrobium parvum encodes the following:
- a CDS encoding PaaI family thioesterase, which translates into the protein MEPPKTFVEPWPSGALIETFRQSAGYQLHELSGTRVRATISLDERHHQAFGVVHGGIYAIVVEGVASVGACVAVQDRDMYAVGTSNTTDFLRPVTVADLEVVAEPIFQGRTQQLWQVSISRIEDGKLVARGHLRLQNLPLSSAPADRR
- the fgd gene encoding glucose-6-phosphate dehydrogenase (coenzyme-F420), which produces MLKLGYKASAEQFAPRPLLEYAVAAEDLGFDSVVVSDHFQPWRHDGGHSPFSFSWLGAAGERTNRIELGTSVVAPAYRYHPGIVAQAMATLGCLFPGRVMLGIGTGEAMNEVPLGVAWPEQKQRFQMLKESAQLMQELWADERVSFAGEHFQTQDATIYDRPEGGVPLYIAASGPAAARLAGRMADGFITTSGKDPALYSEKLLPAVHDGIEKAGRQASDVELMLEVKVSFDEDLDRAREDTRFWGALALKPEEKMGIEDPIEMQRLADALPVERTVSRWIVSDDPAEQVRQIQPYIDLGFTHLVFHFPGPDQERALQQYSEHVLPRLREPAA
- a CDS encoding alkaline phosphatase PhoX; this translates as MHLKHVAPAVLTAAALTLPAAASAGVANGQIEPATTGPSSSQAPYIVPTQKHVGVTSVLSVGDTVTTPAGAPYRMAGIADGLGAFDNADGTFTLLMNHELPSAAGAVRAHGATGAFVSKWTIAKDDLRVLHGEDLIRRIATWNPATGAYDAPATGIALNRLCSADLAAPTAYYNPTTGLGYDGRLFTNGEESSGGRAFAHAMDGTSYELPALGKTAFENVVANPAAGDSTVVVATDDSTPGQVYVFHGRKRSAGSPVERAGLDQGALYGIKVPGMSDESTGDFVASGRFQLARVGDGDARDMSGTELEAASDAAGVTRFWRPEDASWDPTNPHVLYVTTTASFTAPSRLWKLTFDDPADPAKGGTIEAVLDGTEGQHMLDNLTVDGRGRVLAQEDPGNHPYLAKIRKYFPQQDRLTTVAEHDPARFAPGAPGFLTQDEESSGIVDVRAILGEGWFLGDVQAHYPLSGELVEGGQLFALYVPPAQTFGTAQSR
- a CDS encoding dihydrolipoamide acetyltransferase family protein, yielding MPEVVMPRLSDSMEEGTILRWLKADGDTVNRGEEIVEIETDKATMPYEADTDGALHIVAAEGTTLPIGAVIATIGTTAEPAAANGSATAPETETAGKPAGQAAEPAPAPAQAPAAPAQAPAAPASAGAGVGVGVGVGAPAAAPGNGGDRVKASPLARRIARERDIDLHALTGTGPDGRIVKSDVLAAAHAPASAPAPAETPTPTPEPAPPETPATAPEPATTAGTKGDVDIHELTRLQQVVARRMAESKATIPDFSIATDVDMAAARALRTQLKDAARTDQPVPSFNDMVVKASALALREFPHANGSYRDGHYELHTRINIGVAVAGQDALVVPTVFDADTKSLGDIARTTRGLAERVRDNTIRPPQLAGGTFTVSNLGMYGITHFTAVINPPQAAILAVGAITQQPVIRNDQITTGHLMTITLTCDHRILYGADAAQFLARIRHLLENPLTLAF